The following are encoded together in the Oryzias melastigma strain HK-1 linkage group LG17, ASM292280v2, whole genome shotgun sequence genome:
- the LOC112147514 gene encoding homeobox protein Mohawk → MHLSIKGFLKRKKMEKVAAMKSDAPLCLDDGERSRQTCGDLPQMTLADGESADLLQCQEDSVNSSALKYRRYGSSLSGVKVRHKRQVLQNMARPLKHWLYKHRDNPYPTKTEKVLLALGSHMTLVQVSNWFANARRRLKNTVRQPDLSWALRIKLYNKYIQGNAERLSVCSDDTHTDDEDCALQSPISQSNFSRKPSHKSNVLAIADCSNIDDSMSPPSKYKSSLLNRYLNDSLRHMIAAKAEGISSARKIRSHSASYDCDQDVVSPASSSETEANFVYHMDAMDWTLTERDRQVQLFFVLCLVSTSSGGESLQIIVIM, encoded by the exons ATGCACCTGTCCATCAAGggttttctaaaaagaaaaaaaatggagaaagtTGCAGCAATGAAGTCTGACGCTCCACTCTGTTTGGATGATGGTGAGAGGAGCAGGCAGACGTGTGGAGACCTACCTCAGATGACTTTAGCAGACGGGGAGAGCGCGGATCTGCTGCAATGCCAGGAGGACAGCGTAAACAGCTCTGCTCTGAAGTACAGAAGATACGG GTCTAGCCTGAGTGGTGTCAAAGTTCGGCACAAAAGACAGGTGCTCCAGAACATGGCCCGTCCCCTGAAACATTGGCTTTACAAGCACAGAGACAACCCCTACCCGACAAAGACCGAGAAAGTCCTATTGGCTTTGGGTTCTCATATGACTCTGGTGCAG GTTTCCAACTGGTTTGCTAATGCCAGGCGACGGCTGAAGAACACTGTGAGGCAGCCTGACCTGAGCTGGGCCCTAAGGATCAAACTGTACAACAAATACATCCAGGGCAACGCCGAGAGGCTGAGCGTGTGCAGCGACGACACCCACACAGATG ACGAGGACTGTGCCCTGCAGTCTCCTATCAGCCAGTCAAACTTCAGCAGGAAGCCTTCCCACAAAAGCAACGTTCTTGCCATCGCCGACTGCTCCAACATTGACGACAGCATGTCTCCGCCGTCCAAGTACAAGAGCAGCTTGTTGAATCGCTACCTGAACGACAGCCTACGGCACATGATAGCGGCGAAGGCGGAGGGAATCTCATCAGCCCGGAAAATCCGGAGCCACTCTGCGTCCTATGACTGTGATCAAGATGTTGtctctccagcttcctcctccGAAACAGAGGCCAACTTTGTCTACCACATGG ATGCAATGGATTGGACTTTGACTGAACGTGACAGGCAAGTGCAACTCTTCTTTGTTCTGTGTCTGGTGTCAACTTCTTCTGGAGGTGAATCTCTACAAATCATTGTAATCATGTGA
- the LOC112147690 gene encoding ras-related protein Rab-18-B, with protein MDEDVLTTLKLLIIGESGVGKSSLLLRFTEDTFDPEQSATIGVDFKVKTLAIEGNKAKLAIWDTAGQERFRTLTPSYYRGAQGVILVYDVSRRDSFTKLENWLNELETYTTRNDIVKMLVGNKIDKDDREVDRNEGLKFARKHSMLFIEASAKTKDGVQCAFEELVEKILQTPGLWESDNLGHRVQLGSPDQAGGRACGGYCSIP; from the exons ATGGATGAAGACGTGCTTACTACCCTGAAACTGTTAATAATTGGCGAAAGTGGAGTCGGGAAGTCCAG CCTCCTTTTGAGATTCACGGAGGATACGTTTGATCCAGAGCAGTCTGCAACAATAG GTGTGGATTTCAAAGTAAAGACCCTCGCAATCGaaggaaacaaagcaaaactaGCCATTTGG GACACTGCTGGACAGGAACGGTTTCGCACTTTGACACCCAGCTACTACCGTGGTGCACAGGGTGTCATTCTTG TATATGATGTTTCTAGGCGTGATTCTTTTACCAAGCTTGAAAACTGGCTGAACGAACTGGAAACCTACACAACACGCAACGACATTGTAAAAATGCTGGTTGGAAATAAAATTGATAAG GATGATCGGGAGGTGGACAGAAACGAAGGGCTAAAATTTGCCAGGAAACATTCTATGCTTTTTATTG AGGCCAGCGCAAAGACCAAAGATGGCGTCCAGTGTGCTTTTGAGGAGCTAGTGGAGAAGATCCTGCAGACTCCGGGGCTCTGGGAGAGTGACAACCTGGGTCACAGGGTCCAGCTGGGAAGCCCGGATCAGGCTGGTGGCAGAGCGTGTGGAGGATACTGTTCTATACCCTGA
- the LOC112147691 gene encoding ATP-dependent zinc metalloprotease YME1L1 — protein MFSLTMSVQPQVTVPLSHLINILHPLKSSFGSSSSATSKSRKLKEQDSEQHCPETTWTLRELGFPDLGKQQLEEMLKTVLPHISADVVSPQLDRQTLWKTSYLSSNSFFHNKYGFSWSAIPNSASAISNKHLSPLQAVCTELKYWPVLTQTRGFKTLRNKTRRVQTAFERPVGPEAFTPSFMKGLLTRDKGIEVESLDSLLKNKNVPDGQQDAFKRGFAEGFLKAQALTQRTQDSLRRTRVILLILLLVGLYGISKTPFISVRFRTTTGLDSAVDPVQMKNVTFEHVKGVEEAKNELQEVVEFLKNPQKFTALGGKLPKGVLLVGPPGTGKTLLARAVAGEADVPFYYASGSEFDEMFVGVGASRIRNLFREAKANAPCVIFIDELDSVGGKRIESPMHPYSRQTINQLLAEMDGFKTNEGVIIIGATNFPEALDNALIRPGRFDMQVTVPKPDVRGRTEILNWYLKKIKVDPAIEANIIARGTVGFSGADLENLVNQAALKAAVDGKDMVTMKELEFAKDKILMGPERRSAEIDQKNKIITAYHESGHAIVAYYTKDAMPINKATIMPRGPSLGHVSMLPENDRWSETRSQLLAQMDVSMGGRVAEEMIFGHENITTGASSDFDSATKIAKLMVTRFGMCEKLGVMTYTDMTEQSPETQAAVEHEVRVLLKESYERAKALLKTHTKEHKNLADALLMYETLDAKEIQLVLEGKTLETR, from the exons atgttttctttgactATGTCGGTGCAGCCACAg GTGACTGTGCCTCTTAGCCACCTCATCAACATCCTCCACCCCCTGAAGAGTTCGTTTGGAAGCAGCAGCAGTGCCACTAGCAAGTCCAGAAAACTAAAAGAGCAGGACTCAGAACAGCATTGTCCAGAG ACTACATGGACTCTACGGGAACTCGGCTTTCCAGACCTGGGTaaacagcagctggaggagatgCTGAAGACTGTTTTACCACACATAAGCGCAGATGTTGTGTCCCCTCAACTAGATCGTCAGACATTATGGAAGACTTCGTACCTCTCCTCAAACTCCTTTTTCCACAATAAGTATg GCTTCTCATGGAGTGCCATACCCAATTCAGCGTCTGCCATCTCAAATAAGCATCTCTCACCTCTGCAGGCTGTTTGCACAGAGTTAAAGTACTGGCCAG TGTTAACTCAGACGAGAGGTTTTAagactttaagaaataaaaccaGACGTGTGCAGACGGCCTTTGAACGCCCCGTGGGCCCTGAAGCATTCACTCCATCTTTTATgaag GGTCTCCTCACTCGCGATAAAGGGATTGAAGTTGAAAGTCTCGACAGCTTGTTGAAGAACAAGAACGTACCGGACGGACAGCAGGATGCTTTTAAGAGAGGCTTTGCCGAGGGCTTCCTGAAGGCTCAGGCTCTGACACAGCGCACTCAAG ACTCTTTAAGGAGAACCCGTGTAATCCTGCTCATACTGCTTTTGGTTGGACTCTACGGCATCTCCAAGACTCCTTTCATATCAG TGCGGTTCCGAACCACAACAGGATTGGACTCAGCAGTGGACCCggtgcagatgaaaaatgtgaCGTTTGAGCACGTGAAGGGGGTAGAAGAAGCCAAGAACGAGCTGCAGGAGGTGGTGGAGTTCCTGAAGAATCCGCAGAAGTTCACAGCGCTTGGAGGGAAGCTACCAaaag GCGTCCTTCTCGTTGGCCCTCCAGGAACCGGGAAGACTCTGCTGGCCAGAGCGGTGGCAGGAGAGGCAGACGTTCCGTTTTATTACGCCTCTGGGTCTGAGTTTGATGAGATGTTTGTTGGAGTGGGAGCCAGTCGTATCAGAAACCTTTTCA GAGAGGCTAAAGCTAACGCACCCTGTGTAATCTTTATCGATGAGCTGGATAGTGTGGGGGGCAAAAGGATCGAGTCCCCCATGCACCCCTATTCCAGACAGACTATCAACCAGTTACTCGCTGAGATGGACGG GTTTAAAACAAACGAGGGAGTGATCATTATCGGAGCAACCAACTTCCCAGAAGCTCTGGATAA cgccCTGATCCGCCCTGGACGCTTCGACATGCAGGTGACTGTTCCTAAACCTGACGTGAGAGGACGCACAGAGATTCTCAACTGGTACTTGAAGAAGATTAAAGTGGATCCAG CTATTGAGGCCAATATCATTGCTCGAGGCACTGTGGGCTTCTCTGGCGCTGACCTGGAAAATCTGGTTAACCAAGCCGCCCTAAAGGCAGCAGTTGATGGCAAAGACATGGTCACCATGAAGGAGCTGGAGTTTGCCAAGGACAAAATCCTCATGG GCCCCGAGAGGAGGAGTGCAGAAATCGACCAGAAGAACAAGATCATTACAGCATATCACGAATCGGGTCACGCAATCGTAGCTTACTACACCAAAGACGCCATGCCAATCAACAAGGCCACCATCATGCCCAGAGGCCCCAGTCTGGGACAT GTGTCCATGCTTCCAGAGAATGACAGGTGGAGCGAGACGCGCTCTCAGCTTCTTGCTCAGATGGACGTCAGTATGGGAGGCCGTGTAGCAGAGGAGATGATATTTGGTCACGAGAACATCACAACAG gagCATCAAGTGACTTTGACAGTGCAACCAAGATTGCCAAACTGATGGTGACCAGATTTGGAATGTGTGAAAAG CTTGGTGTGATGACCTACACAGACATGACCGAGCAAAGTCCAGAGACGCAAGCCGCCGTAGAGCATGAAGTCAGGGTGTTATTGAAG GAGTCGTACGAACGTGCCAAAGCCCTGCTGAAAACCCACACCAAGGAGCACAAGAACCTGGCAGACGCGCTGCTCATGTACGAGACTCTGGACGCCAAAGAGATTCAGTTGGTTCTGGAGGGAAAAACCCTGGAGACCAGATGA